A genomic stretch from Thalassophryne amazonica chromosome 18, fThaAma1.1, whole genome shotgun sequence includes:
- the rpl38 gene encoding 60S ribosomal protein L38, producing the protein MPQKIEEIKDFLLTARRKDAKSVKIKKNKDNVKFKVRCSRYLYTLVITDKEKAEKLKQSLPPGLAVKELK; encoded by the exons ATG CCACAGAAgattgaagaaatcaaagacttcCTGCTGACAGCCAGGAGGAAGGATGCAAAGT CTGTAAAGATCAAGAAGAACAAGGACAATGTCAAGTTCAAAGTGCGCTGCAGCAGGTACCTGTACACGCTGGTCATCACAGACAAGGAGAAGGCCGAGAAGCTCAAACAGTCACTGCCTCCAG GTCTGGCTGTGAAGGAGCTGAAGTAG